In the Patescibacteria group bacterium genome, one interval contains:
- a CDS encoding S41 family peptidase: protein MKINWRQCSKIKQSFLVYLFVLLCIIVFIVGFLIGRKQMNQPLDFGQILNKNNGEAYLHEDVDFDLFWQLWNKLQENYVDQPVAETKLFYSALAGMVAGLEDPYSMFLDPQMSQEFTEELSGKFEGIGAEIGIKKSQLMIVAPLPDTPAERAGLRPRDQILAIDNLDTRGMPLDKAVQLIRGEKGTPVVLTIMRDNFEQPQEFEIIREVIKIITVKAEMKGDVGYIKMSSFNDKTEKEFVTALDNILKNNPKALILDLRNNPGGYLNVSVEVASHWIESGQVVVKEKFSDDDIFEYKSTAKLPRLNDYPTIVLANEGSASASEIVAGALQDYALATILGEQTFGKGSVQAIESLADGSAVKLTVARWLTPQGNCIEENGIIPDEEVELTIDDYNNDADPQLDRALEILNNN from the coding sequence ATGAAAATAAATTGGCGTCAATGTTCTAAAATTAAACAAAGTTTTTTGGTTTATTTATTTGTTTTATTATGTATTATTGTTTTTATAGTTGGTTTTTTGATTGGCCGAAAACAGATGAATCAGCCTCTAGATTTTGGTCAGATTTTAAATAAAAATAACGGTGAGGCGTATTTACATGAAGATGTGGATTTTGATTTATTTTGGCAGTTATGGAATAAGTTACAAGAAAATTATGTTGATCAGCCGGTGGCCGAGACTAAACTTTTTTATTCAGCTTTGGCTGGGATGGTGGCGGGTTTGGAAGATCCTTATTCTATGTTTTTAGATCCTCAAATGTCACAGGAATTTACAGAAGAACTTTCGGGTAAATTTGAAGGCATTGGGGCTGAAATTGGTATTAAAAAATCGCAATTAATGATTGTGGCGCCTTTACCAGACACTCCAGCTGAACGTGCTGGGTTACGTCCGCGTGATCAGATTTTAGCAATTGATAATTTAGATACGCGTGGTATGCCATTAGATAAAGCCGTGCAATTAATTCGTGGTGAAAAAGGTACTCCGGTAGTTTTAACTATCATGCGCGACAATTTTGAACAGCCACAGGAATTTGAAATTATTCGCGAGGTGATTAAAATTATTACAGTTAAAGCCGAAATGAAGGGGGATGTGGGCTATATTAAAATGTCGAGCTTTAATGATAAGACTGAAAAAGAATTTGTAACAGCTTTAGATAATATTTTAAAAAATAATCCTAAAGCCTTAATTTTAGATTTACGCAATAATCCGGGTGGTTATTTAAATGTTTCAGTTGAAGTGGCTTCGCATTGGATAGAAAGTGGTCAGGTTGTCGTTAAGGAAAAATTTTCTGACGATGATATTTTTGAATACAAAAGTACAGCTAAACTACCGCGCTTAAATGATTATCCAACAATCGTGTTAGCTAATGAGGGTTCAGCTTCGGCTTCTGAAATCGTGGCCGGCGCTTTGCAAGATTATGCTTTGGCAACTATTTTGGGCGAACAAACTTTTGGTAAGGGTTCAGTTCAAGCCATAGAAAGTTTGGCTGATGGTTCAGCCGTTAAATTAACTGTGGCACGTTGGTTAACACCGCAGGGTAATTGTATTGAAGAAAATGGTATTATACCAGACGAAGAAGTTGAATTAACTATTGATGATTATAATAATGATGCAGATCCACAATTGGATCGAGCTTTAGAAATTTTAAATAATAATTAA
- the rplI gene encoding 50S ribosomal protein L9: MQVILLKDVKNLGYKNDIKEVAVGHAVNFLLPQKLAIKATPQKIAEIQTKQKFLAKQESKNKKEMQVVAEKLNNQNFELKVKTNKEGHLFGAVHAKEISQLLKEQGYIISGDKIKIDQNIKEVGEHEIEIKLAHDIKFKIKLNIKSQE; this comes from the coding sequence ATGCAAGTTATACTTTTAAAAGATGTTAAAAATTTGGGCTATAAAAATGACATTAAAGAAGTGGCAGTTGGCCATGCAGTTAATTTTTTACTACCGCAAAAATTAGCCATTAAGGCTACACCACAAAAGATAGCTGAAATTCAAACGAAACAAAAATTTTTAGCCAAACAAGAATCTAAAAATAAAAAAGAAATGCAAGTTGTGGCTGAAAAATTAAATAACCAAAACTTTGAATTAAAAGTTAAAACCAATAAAGAGGGGCATCTTTTTGGTGCGGTTCACGCTAAAGAAATCAGTCAGTTATTAAAAGAACAGGGCTATATAATTTCCGGTGATAAAATAAAAATTGATCAGAACATTAAAGAAGTTGGCGAACATGAAATAGAAATAAAATTGGCTCATGACATTAAATTTAAAATTAAATTAAACATTAAATCACAAGAATAA
- the ppdK gene encoding pyruvate, phosphate dikinase produces the protein MNQNKAVYSFGGQQADGNAQMKNLLGGKGANLAEMDLIGVPVPAGFTITTEVCTQYKDLGKEKTIKLIKAEVEEGIKKIEKIMQAGFNNQDNPLLVSVRSGARASMPGMMDTILNLGLNEQTIYGLIKKSNNERFVWDSYRRFVQMYGDVVLGLKPESKDDIDPFEKIIEEVKQAKNVELDTQLETVDLKELVNKFKQLVKDKTGHDFPEDPWQQLWGAIMAVFDSWNNPRAKVYRQLNNIPEEWGTAVNVQAMVFGNMGDNSATGVAFTRDAATGENIFNGEYLVNAQGEDVVAGTRTPQQITKEGSLRWAKLAQISEEDRVKKYPSLEEVMPQVYQELNQIQNKLEEHYQDMQDLEFTIQDGKLWLLQTRNGKRTGLAMVKIAMDLLREGKIDESTALLRQEPNKLDELLHPIFESQSLIQAQPLTKGLPASPGAATGQIIFFADEADKFDKTILVRIETSPEDLEGMNIARGILTARGGMTSHAAVVARGMGKCCVSGAGEIKVDYKNRTMQIRDVELREGDWLSLDGSTGQVYHSQIKTQTPELDGDFSEIMKLADKYRKLNIRTNADTPKDAQIAREFGAEGIGLCRTEHMFFEGERIKAMREMILASDEMGRQKALDKLLPFQREDFEGIFKAMNGFPVTVRLLDPPLHEFIPHEETNQQEMANEMGVAVEIIRNKVKELHEVNPMLGHRGCRLGNTYPEITRMQVRAIIEAALNIKNEGIEVKPEIMIPLTGTKEELKMQEEMTRQTVEEIFNNRGDRVDYLVGTMIEVPRAALTANEMAEVAEFFSFGTNDLTQMTFGYSRDDAGKFLPIYIKKGILKHDPFQVLDQNGVGQLVTMGINKGRQTRSNLKVGICGEHGGEPSSIEFCHRVGMNYVSCSPFRVPIARLAAAQAKIKEDNK, from the coding sequence ATGAATCAAAATAAGGCAGTTTATTCTTTTGGTGGTCAGCAAGCCGATGGCAACGCACAAATGAAAAATTTACTAGGTGGCAAGGGGGCTAATTTAGCTGAAATGGATTTAATTGGCGTTCCAGTGCCTGCTGGTTTTACTATTACAACTGAGGTTTGTACTCAATATAAAGATTTAGGTAAGGAGAAAACAATTAAGTTAATTAAAGCTGAAGTTGAAGAAGGGATTAAAAAAATAGAAAAAATTATGCAAGCTGGCTTTAATAATCAAGATAATCCCTTGTTGGTTTCTGTCCGCTCTGGCGCTCGAGCTTCTATGCCTGGTATGATGGATACTATTTTAAATTTAGGTTTAAACGAACAGACTATTTATGGTTTAATTAAAAAAAGCAATAACGAAAGGTTTGTTTGGGATTCATATCGACGTTTTGTGCAGATGTATGGTGACGTGGTCTTAGGTTTAAAACCAGAATCTAAAGATGATATTGATCCTTTTGAAAAGATTATCGAAGAAGTTAAACAGGCCAAAAATGTAGAATTAGATACACAATTAGAAACAGTTGATTTAAAAGAATTGGTTAATAAATTTAAACAATTAGTTAAAGATAAAACTGGTCATGATTTTCCAGAAGATCCATGGCAACAGCTTTGGGGTGCGATTATGGCAGTTTTTGATAGTTGGAATAATCCCCGTGCCAAGGTTTATCGTCAACTTAACAACATTCCTGAAGAGTGGGGAACGGCAGTTAATGTCCAAGCTATGGTTTTCGGTAATATGGGTGATAATTCAGCCACGGGAGTAGCTTTTACTCGTGATGCTGCTACTGGTGAAAACATTTTTAACGGTGAGTATTTAGTTAATGCTCAGGGCGAAGATGTAGTAGCTGGGACACGCACACCACAACAAATCACCAAGGAAGGTTCATTGCGTTGGGCTAAATTGGCTCAAATTTCTGAAGAAGATAGGGTTAAAAAATATCCCTCTTTGGAAGAAGTTATGCCACAAGTTTATCAAGAATTAAATCAAATTCAGAATAAATTAGAAGAGCATTATCAAGATATGCAAGATTTAGAGTTTACCATTCAAGATGGTAAATTGTGGTTATTACAAACCCGAAATGGCAAACGCACTGGTTTGGCGATGGTTAAAATTGCCATGGATTTATTACGTGAAGGTAAAATTGATGAATCAACGGCTTTATTACGTCAAGAACCTAATAAATTAGATGAACTTTTACATCCTATTTTTGAATCGCAGTCTTTAATACAAGCCCAACCTTTAACTAAGGGTTTACCAGCTTCACCGGGTGCGGCTACTGGTCAAATAATTTTTTTTGCCGATGAAGCTGATAAATTTGACAAAACTATTTTAGTTAGAATAGAAACCTCACCGGAAGATTTAGAGGGGATGAATATTGCCAGGGGGATTTTAACTGCTCGAGGTGGAATGACCTCGCATGCCGCCGTAGTCGCCAGGGGTATGGGAAAATGTTGTGTTTCTGGTGCCGGTGAAATTAAAGTTGATTATAAAAATAGGACTATGCAAATCAGAGATGTAGAATTAAGAGAAGGTGATTGGTTGTCATTAGATGGTTCAACTGGTCAAGTTTATCATAGTCAAATTAAGACTCAGACCCCAGAATTAGATGGTGATTTTAGTGAAATTATGAAATTAGCTGATAAATATCGTAAATTAAATATTAGAACTAATGCTGATACGCCTAAAGACGCTCAAATAGCTAGAGAATTTGGGGCTGAGGGAATTGGTTTGTGTCGGACTGAACATATGTTTTTCGAAGGTGAAAGAATTAAAGCCATGCGCGAAATGATTCTAGCCTCAGATGAAATGGGTCGCCAAAAGGCTTTGGATAAATTATTGCCGTTCCAACGTGAAGATTTTGAAGGCATTTTTAAAGCCATGAATGGTTTCCCTGTGACGGTTAGATTATTAGATCCGCCACTGCACGAGTTTATTCCACATGAAGAAACTAATCAACAAGAAATGGCTAATGAAATGGGAGTCGCAGTTGAAATTATTCGTAATAAAGTTAAAGAATTACACGAAGTTAACCCGATGTTGGGTCATCGTGGTTGTCGTTTAGGTAATACTTATCCTGAGATTACCCGAATGCAAGTGAGAGCCATAATTGAAGCGGCTTTAAATATTAAAAATGAAGGTATTGAAGTTAAACCAGAGATCATGATTCCTTTAACCGGAACCAAAGAAGAATTAAAAATGCAAGAAGAGATGACTCGACAAACAGTAGAAGAAATTTTTAATAACAGGGGAGACAGAGTTGATTATTTAGTTGGTACGATGATCGAAGTTCCACGAGCAGCTTTGACAGCTAATGAAATGGCAGAAGTGGCCGAATTTTTTTCTTTTGGTACTAATGATTTAACTCAAATGACTTTTGGTTATTCACGTGATGATGCTGGTAAATTTTTACCAATTTATATTAAAAAAGGTATTTTAAAGCACGATCCCTTTCAAGTTTTAGATCAAAATGGCGTAGGTCAATTGGTGACTATGGGTATTAATAAGGGTCGTCAAACACGGTCAAATTTAAAAGTTGGTATTTGTGGTGAGCATGGTGGTGAACCAAGCTCAATTGAATTTTGTCATCGAGTCGGTATGAATTATGTGAGTTGTTCGCCCTTTAGAGTGCCAATTGCTAGATTAGCCGCAGCTCAGGCGAAAATTAAAGAAGATAATAAATAA
- a CDS encoding CTP synthase: protein MASKTKYIFVMGGVLSGLGKGIATASIAKLLQSKGYKVTAMKIDPYLNVDAGTMNPIEHGEVFVTKDGLECDQDIGNYERFLDQELTKDNYMTTGQVYASVIQRERNLEYEGKCVDPVPYTVEEITRRIKLLARKSQADFILIEIGGTVGEYQNSIYFEAARLMHLNNPRQVLFILLSYLPIPGKIGEMKTKPTQHAVRTLNSMGIQPDFVLGRATVPMDDSRKRKISITCNLNKQDIISAPDVEYIYDIPLNFEQDGLTKQILKKFKLRAKKQDLKEWQIFINKIKNSKQILNIGIIGKYFATGKFVLADSYISVIEAIKHAGWYQNCQVNLNWIDSDKYEKSPNELKELKQFDGIIVPGGFGKRGVEGKILAIGYARKNKIPFLGLCYGMQLATIEFARNVAGFKNANSTEINSKTPYPVIDILPEQKEKIKNKDYGGSMRLGDYPCVLKAKTKVQQVYKTDEIIERHRHRYEFNNKYRQELENKGLIFSGTSPDGKLVEMIELPNHPFFVACQFHPEFKSRPIHPHPLFKEFIKSCQK, encoded by the coding sequence ATGGCTTCAAAAACCAAGTATATTTTTGTCATGGGCGGAGTTTTATCTGGCCTAGGTAAAGGCATTGCCACAGCTTCAATTGCTAAATTATTGCAAAGTAAGGGCTATAAAGTTACGGCCATGAAAATTGATCCATATTTAAACGTGGATGCTGGTACGATGAATCCAATTGAGCATGGAGAGGTTTTTGTGACTAAAGATGGCTTAGAGTGTGATCAAGATATTGGCAATTATGAACGATTTTTAGATCAGGAATTAACCAAAGATAACTACATGACAACTGGTCAGGTTTATGCTTCGGTTATTCAAAGAGAAAGAAATTTAGAATACGAAGGTAAATGTGTTGATCCCGTACCGTATACAGTTGAAGAAATTACTCGACGGATTAAACTTTTAGCTCGCAAGAGTCAGGCCGATTTTATTTTAATCGAAATTGGCGGAACGGTTGGCGAATACCAAAATTCAATTTATTTTGAAGCGGCACGTTTAATGCATTTAAATAATCCTCGCCAGGTTTTATTTATTTTACTTTCATACTTACCAATTCCCGGCAAAATTGGCGAAATGAAAACCAAACCAACTCAACACGCAGTCCGGACTTTAAATTCTATGGGCATCCAACCTGACTTTGTTTTGGGTCGAGCGACTGTGCCGATGGATGATTCACGTAAACGTAAAATTTCTATCACCTGCAACTTAAACAAACAAGATATTATTTCAGCGCCAGATGTGGAATATATCTATGATATTCCTTTAAATTTTGAACAAGATGGTTTAACTAAGCAAATTTTAAAGAAATTTAAATTAAGAGCCAAAAAACAAGATTTAAAAGAATGGCAAATTTTTATTAATAAAATAAAAAATTCCAAACAGATTTTAAATATTGGAATTATTGGTAAATATTTTGCTACAGGCAAATTTGTTTTAGCTGATTCATATATTTCAGTCATTGAAGCTATTAAGCATGCCGGTTGGTATCAAAATTGCCAAGTTAATTTAAATTGGATTGATTCTGATAAATATGAAAAAAGCCCAAACGAACTTAAAGAATTAAAACAATTTGATGGTATAATCGTGCCGGGTGGTTTTGGCAAACGAGGCGTCGAGGGTAAAATTTTAGCTATTGGTTATGCGCGTAAAAATAAAATTCCATTTTTAGGTTTATGCTATGGTATGCAGTTAGCTACGATTGAATTTGCCAGAAATGTAGCTGGTTTTAAAAATGCTAATTCAACTGAAATAAATTCCAAAACACCTTATCCGGTGATTGATATTTTGCCAGAACAAAAAGAAAAAATTAAAAACAAGGATTATGGTGGATCAATGCGTTTAGGAGATTATCCCTGTGTTTTAAAGGCTAAAACTAAAGTTCAACAAGTTTATAAAACAGATGAAATTATTGAACGTCATCGTCATCGTTATGAATTTAACAACAAATATCGGCAAGAATTAGAAAATAAAGGCTTAATTTTTAGTGGGACTTCGCCCGATGGCAAATTAGTTGAAATGATTGAATTACCCAACCATCCCTTTTTTGTGGCTTGTCAATTTCATCCGGAATTTAAATCACGGCCCATTCATCCCCATCCATTATTTAAAGAATTTATCAAAAGTTGTCAAAAATAA
- a CDS encoding septal ring lytic transglycosylase RlpA family protein translates to MLTYYKKIVISLLIIIGLVINFNCVQAKAVLTRKVVYLGQEILDKGFTLESYDQNFKIGVWPKILNQPSKLSLNDEGRAGLVIPDDKSLISNLYVYKFNQTDFADFQGAYTLKIKYTSDNVLRKGIYFYNPAMQTWSEAQPSKINLEDQTMSINLKFPYAQVAVLEDKVEQGQASWYHCVGGLYAAHPEYERGTYLKVTNLENDKSVVVKVNDWGPDRSIFPERVIDLDSQAFKQLAPLSWGVINVKVEKIDQLELNE, encoded by the coding sequence ATGTTAACATATTATAAAAAAATTGTCATTAGTTTATTAATTATAATTGGCTTAGTTATAAATTTTAACTGTGTGCAAGCCAAAGCAGTTTTAACACGTAAAGTTGTTTATTTAGGACAGGAAATTTTAGACAAAGGCTTTACTTTGGAAAGTTATGATCAAAATTTTAAAATTGGTGTTTGGCCAAAAATTTTAAACCAACCAAGTAAATTAAGCTTAAACGATGAGGGTCGAGCGGGCTTAGTTATACCGGATGATAAAAGTTTAATTTCTAATTTATACGTTTATAAATTTAATCAAACGGATTTTGCTGATTTTCAAGGCGCTTACACTTTAAAAATAAAATATACCAGCGACAACGTTTTGCGTAAGGGTATTTATTTTTATAATCCAGCCATGCAAACTTGGTCAGAGGCTCAACCATCCAAAATTAATTTAGAAGATCAAACTATGAGTATAAATTTAAAATTTCCTTATGCTCAAGTGGCGGTTTTGGAAGATAAGGTTGAACAAGGTCAAGCCAGTTGGTATCATTGTGTGGGTGGTCTATATGCGGCCCATCCAGAATATGAGCGTGGCACATATTTGAAAGTAACTAACTTAGAAAACGATAAATCGGTCGTGGTTAAGGTTAATGATTGGGGGCCAGATAGATCTATTTTTCCGGAGCGGGTGATTGATTTAGATTCACAAGCTTTTAAACAATTAGCACCTTTAAGTTGGGGCGTAATTAATGTTAAAGTTGAAAAAATTGATCAACTAGAATTAAATGAATAA
- the ftsE gene encoding cell division ATP-binding protein FtsE, which translates to MITLKNITKFYPPDTYALNNVNLCIKPGEFVSVIGRSGAGKSTIIKLLIAEEKPDQGQISIGGWDITKIKHNDVPLLRRQLGVVFQDIKLLPKKTVFENVAFALEVSGANDNEIKQVVPELLKIVGLESKTKRFPYQLSGGEAQRAAIARALVHQPKILIADEPTGNLDGINTKEIVDLLEKINELGTTVVLVSHDSEIVNYLKKRVITLKNGIIIADQEKGCYSI; encoded by the coding sequence ATGATAACTTTAAAAAATATTACCAAATTTTATCCGCCAGACACCTATGCTTTAAATAATGTTAATTTATGTATTAAGCCAGGAGAGTTTGTATCGGTTATTGGTCGCAGTGGGGCAGGTAAATCAACAATTATTAAATTATTAATTGCCGAGGAGAAACCAGATCAAGGTCAAATCAGTATTGGTGGTTGGGATATTACTAAAATTAAACACAATGACGTGCCATTGTTGCGTCGCCAATTAGGCGTAGTTTTTCAGGATATAAAATTATTACCTAAAAAAACAGTTTTTGAAAATGTAGCTTTTGCTTTAGAAGTTAGTGGAGCGAATGATAATGAAATTAAACAAGTTGTACCGGAATTATTAAAGATTGTAGGTTTGGAAAGCAAAACAAAACGTTTTCCATATCAACTGTCAGGAGGGGAAGCTCAACGTGCTGCCATTGCTCGAGCATTAGTTCATCAACCTAAAATTTTAATTGCCGACGAGCCGACTGGTAATTTGGACGGAATTAATACCAAGGAGATTGTTGATTTATTAGAAAAAATTAATGAATTAGGTACAACGGTGGTTTTAGTTAGTCATGATTCAGAAATTGTTAATTATTTAAAAAAGAGAGTTATTACTTTAAAAAATGGCATAATTATAGCTGATCAAGAGAAGGGTTGCTATTCAATTTAA
- a CDS encoding permease-like cell division protein FtsX — protein MLITLRRILKLSFQSFWRNIWLSLITIFIIFLALFSISMLVNLNILVDVSIESIKEKVDLSLYFKSEVTQEEVVKIKSELENLVEVESINFISRDQALNDLKEKQKGNDLIIKSIQELDENPLGDSLTIKARNIEDYKEIILYISGNADYEAKIWNQEFDEDYNEIVDKLESVSSRIEQIGFFIIALFVIIAFLIIFNTIRIGIYTYREEIGVMKLVGAKSNFVRAPFLVETIVFIIIAWVINTTLFFVLAKTTQLQISTFIGNADFSLLEHYLANFGMVFGWQLILVILLGMVSCTIAIRRYLRV, from the coding sequence ATGTTAATCACTTTAAGACGAATTTTAAAATTATCTTTTCAAAGTTTCTGGCGTAATATTTGGTTGTCATTAATTACTATTTTTATTATTTTTTTGGCGTTGTTTTCTATTTCAATGTTGGTGAATTTAAATATCTTAGTGGATGTTTCAATTGAGAGTATTAAAGAAAAGGTTGATTTGAGTTTATATTTTAAATCTGAAGTGACACAGGAAGAAGTGGTTAAAATTAAATCAGAATTAGAAAATTTAGTTGAAGTCGAGAGTATTAATTTTATTTCCCGAGATCAAGCTTTAAATGATTTAAAAGAAAAACAAAAAGGAAATGATTTAATTATAAAATCAATTCAGGAATTAGATGAAAATCCACTGGGAGACAGTTTAACAATTAAAGCGCGCAACATTGAGGATTATAAAGAAATTATTTTATATATCAGTGGGAACGCCGATTATGAAGCTAAAATTTGGAATCAAGAGTTTGATGAAGATTATAACGAGATTGTTGATAAATTAGAATCGGTTTCGTCACGCATTGAACAGATTGGTTTTTTCATTATTGCTTTGTTTGTGATTATCGCTTTCTTGATTATTTTTAATACTATTCGTATTGGTATTTATACTTATCGAGAGGAAATCGGTGTAATGAAATTAGTTGGGGCTAAAAGTAATTTTGTTCGTGCACCCTTTTTAGTTGAGACAATAGTGTTTATTATTATAGCTTGGGTGATTAATACAACTTTGTTTTTTGTTTTAGCTAAGACAACTCAGCTACAAATTAGTACTTTTATCGGTAATGCAGATTTTAGTCTACTTGAACATTATTTAGCTAATTTTGGTATGGTTTTCGGTTGGCAATTGATTTTGGTAATTTTATTGGGGATGGTGAGTTGTACGATCGCTATAAGAAGATATTTGAGGGTTTAA
- a CDS encoding NYN domain-containing protein: protein MNQNKNQENNLAFIDGQNLYMGTNSEDPEDPAWEVDLAKFRQYLTRKYSVQKAYYFLGFVNEDNQDLYDQIQEAGFILKFKEHSSVMMSKKKGNVDTDIVFDVMKRIYKKELFDKIVLVTGDGDYKKLVDFLIEENRFKKILFPNKQFASSLYKSITRIYFDYMINLKSIIGQNEKGDL from the coding sequence ATGAATCAAAACAAAAACCAAGAAAATAATTTAGCTTTTATTGACGGACAAAATTTATATATGGGGACAAATTCAGAAGACCCAGAAGATCCAGCTTGGGAGGTTGATCTGGCCAAATTTCGTCAATATTTAACCAGAAAATATTCTGTTCAAAAAGCATATTATTTTTTAGGTTTTGTGAATGAAGATAATCAAGATTTATATGATCAAATTCAAGAAGCTGGATTTATTTTAAAATTTAAGGAGCATAGTTCTGTTATGATGAGTAAGAAAAAAGGCAACGTTGATACGGATATTGTTTTTGATGTGATGAAAAGAATATATAAAAAAGAACTATTTGATAAAATAGTTCTAGTGACTGGAGACGGAGACTATAAAAAGTTAGTTGATTTTTTGATTGAAGAAAACAGATTTAAAAAGATACTTTTTCCCAATAAACAGTTTGCGTCATCATTGTATAAAAGTATTACCAGGATATATTTTGATTATATGATTAACTTAAAAAGTATAATTGGACAAAATGAAAAAGGCGACCTTTGA
- a CDS encoding S49 family peptidase, translating into MSNYFPTFKKILTKTLGFNFKKFFKIIFIIIIFIAAYIIIKDEVKYQLDIGDDYYESDDLSSDCNVVGVILHGELVTYIADSDDSESNQTTSENIVYTLEDLAKNEDVKAIILEIDSLGGDPVAGEEVANALKRVTKPTVALIRGYGDSAAYCAATGADVIFASKNSDIGCIGATASYLDYSQQNQQEGITYNQLSSGKFKDMFDYDKPLTTEEKTLIMRDINILHENFIKDVAENRQMDIDQVRKLADGSSMLGEMALEKGLIDQIGDEYEVRKYLKEKLGEEIKICW; encoded by the coding sequence ATGTCTAACTATTTTCCAACATTTAAAAAAATTCTTACTAAAACCTTGGGTTTTAATTTTAAGAAGTTTTTTAAAATTATTTTTATCATAATCATCTTCATCGCCGCCTATATTATCATTAAAGACGAAGTAAAATATCAATTAGATATAGGCGACGATTATTATGAAAGCGACGACTTATCGTCTGATTGTAATGTGGTTGGTGTCATCTTGCATGGCGAGTTGGTGACATATATCGCAGATAGCGATGACTCTGAGAGTAATCAGACGACCTCCGAGAATATTGTTTATACTCTTGAAGATTTAGCAAAAAACGAGGATGTTAAGGCGATTATTTTAGAAATAGATTCATTGGGTGGAGATCCAGTGGCTGGCGAGGAAGTAGCTAACGCTTTAAAGCGCGTAACCAAGCCCACAGTGGCTTTAATTAGGGGATATGGCGATTCAGCCGCTTATTGCGCGGCCACCGGCGCGGATGTGATTTTTGCTTCTAAAAATTCCGATATTGGCTGTATTGGCGCGACTGCGTCATATTTAGATTATTCTCAACAAAACCAGCAAGAAGGCATTACTTATAATCAGCTCAGCTCAGGCAAATTTAAAGATATGTTTGATTATGATAAGCCTTTAACTACCGAAGAGAAGACATTAATTATGCGGGATATAAACATTTTACACGAGAATTTTATTAAAGATGTGGCCGAGAATAGACAGATGGATATTGATCAAGTTAGAAAATTAGCTGATGGTTCAAGTATGTTGGGTGAGATGGCTTTAGAAAAAGGCTTGATTGATCAAATAGGCGATGAATATGAAGTTAGAAAATATTTAAAAGAAAAATTAGGAGAAGAGATTAAAATCTGTTGGTAA
- a CDS encoding adenylate cyclase — translation MPKNQEIERKFLLRGLPPGLENDNAILIVQEYLLTGDPEIRIRAKGKKFMLTQKTGSGLTRTETEIEIPYEVYEILENLSSSSRLVKYRYKIQGDDGLTWEIDEYQGALLEDLVIAEVELPSEDTSPQMPQCISDVFVKQVTDDPAYKNQSLATNGLPL, via the coding sequence ATGCCAAAAAATCAAGAAATTGAAAGAAAATTTCTGTTGAGAGGTTTGCCACCAGGCCTCGAAAATGACAATGCAATTCTTATTGTTCAAGAGTATCTTCTGACTGGCGACCCTGAAATCCGCATCCGAGCCAAGGGGAAAAAGTTTATGTTAACCCAAAAAACCGGCTCGGGATTAACACGGACAGAAACAGAAATCGAAATTCCTTATGAGGTTTACGAAATTCTCGAAAACCTCTCATCTAGCAGTCGTCTCGTTAAATATCGATACAAAATTCAGGGTGACGACGGGCTAACTTGGGAGATCGACGAATATCAGGGTGCTCTTCTTGAGGATCTTGTCATCGCCGAGGTAGAATTACCATCAGAAGACACCAGTCCACAAATGCCCCAATGCATTTCAGATGTTTTTGTTAAGCAGGTAACCGATGACCCGGCTTACAAAAATCAAAGCTTGGCCACCAACGGCTTACCACTATAA